Proteins encoded together in one Planctomyces sp. SH-PL14 window:
- a CDS encoding LysM peptidoglycan-binding domain-containing protein, translating into MGFAAAFCCPRQKRGDASGAIADLQLPQIDHDLKARHAKVYLPVERPVEPIRPVEPVSTAKSDPQTAASPVTGPASETDSRSLPASGASTPLAWSQTPEPELDDADEVVPAATAQHVVAPGDTLSSIALKRLGSSTQYARLFEANRDVLSSPDALQIGMVLTIPGKETPVRVAAMDDDSSSKRRERGPAVEPAPSSKPRTEPVPTLAEPYLPTNAIPGPASLAPSPSPSSSVAPTLIPVPDEKGSGAPRSTARFGAASVGASLMRPSR; encoded by the coding sequence ATGGGGTTTGCAGCGGCTTTCTGCTGCCCGCGTCAAAAGCGGGGGGACGCCTCCGGTGCGATCGCGGACCTGCAGCTTCCGCAAATTGATCACGATCTGAAGGCCCGGCACGCGAAGGTCTATCTCCCGGTCGAACGACCGGTCGAGCCGATTCGACCCGTTGAGCCGGTCTCCACGGCAAAGAGCGATCCGCAGACGGCGGCCTCTCCCGTGACCGGCCCCGCCTCCGAAACGGACTCCCGTTCTCTGCCCGCTTCCGGAGCGAGCACTCCTCTGGCCTGGAGCCAGACGCCGGAGCCGGAACTCGACGACGCGGACGAAGTGGTCCCCGCCGCAACCGCGCAGCATGTCGTCGCTCCCGGCGACACCCTCAGCAGCATCGCCCTCAAGCGTCTCGGCAGCAGCACGCAGTACGCCCGGCTGTTCGAGGCGAACCGGGATGTCCTCAGCAGTCCCGACGCCCTCCAGATCGGCATGGTCCTGACGATCCCCGGTAAGGAGACCCCCGTCCGGGTTGCCGCGATGGACGACGACTCGTCGTCGAAGCGCCGCGAACGCGGTCCGGCTGTCGAGCCCGCTCCCTCCTCGAAGCCCCGGACCGAGCCGGTCCCGACGCTGGCCGAACCCTACCTGCCGACGAACGCCATCCCGGGACCGGCTTCGCTCGCCCCCTCCCCTTCTCCGTCGTCCTCCGTCGCGCCGACTCTCATCCCCGTGCCGGATGAAAAAGGGAGCGGCGCACCCCGCTCAACGGCCCGCTTCGGCGCCGCCTCGGTCGGTGCCAGCCTGATGCGCCCGTCGCGATAG
- a CDS encoding ArsR/SmtB family transcription factor gives MAESLSADECATQLRVLSEPERLRILELLMMGPHAVSAIADVLDVSVALASHHLSVLKREGYVQAQKSGRQVIYEIVSDRLVQGARRRPEVRLGCCVLQFPN, from the coding sequence ATGGCCGAAAGCCTGTCCGCTGACGAATGTGCTACACAACTCCGGGTCCTCTCGGAGCCGGAGAGGCTGCGGATTCTCGAACTGCTGATGATGGGGCCGCACGCGGTCTCCGCCATCGCGGACGTTCTGGATGTCAGCGTCGCCCTGGCCTCGCACCATCTCTCCGTGCTCAAGCGGGAGGGATACGTCCAGGCCCAGAAGAGCGGCCGGCAGGTGATCTACGAAATCGTGAGCGATCGGCTTGTTCAAGGGGCCCGTCGCCGCCCGGAAGTCCGCCTTGGCTGCTGCGTGCTCCAGTTCCCGAACTGA
- a CDS encoding sugar phosphate isomerase/epimerase family protein, with product MFAPRLAVATAPFELPLRQAISLAGELGVSGVQFEVRTEIKPDEMGETARKQFLHYLSERSLSLGTLVVPLNRPLYEREKLDLRMEKVRGGLVLASQLRVRTLIFRAGRIPDNDTPDRARLEELLADLAMFGNHLGVVPTITPSDDSAETLLELTGKISSGPVGIDFDPAGFAINRRKPEEALHRLHGVVQHLQIRDGRSDVDGSGQETVVGQGQVRWEEILALAAEMNYQGWMTVRRTGGEDRLADCVRAVQLMKSLARLP from the coding sequence ATGTTCGCTCCTCGACTCGCCGTTGCGACTGCTCCGTTCGAGCTTCCTCTCCGGCAGGCGATCAGCCTCGCGGGGGAGCTCGGAGTTTCGGGCGTCCAGTTCGAAGTCCGGACGGAGATCAAGCCCGACGAGATGGGGGAGACGGCCCGCAAGCAGTTCCTCCACTATCTCTCCGAACGCAGCCTTTCGCTCGGAACGCTCGTCGTTCCGCTGAACCGGCCGCTTTATGAACGGGAGAAGCTCGACCTGCGGATGGAGAAAGTCCGCGGAGGGCTCGTGCTGGCGTCACAGCTCCGCGTACGGACGCTCATCTTTCGAGCTGGACGAATCCCGGACAACGACACGCCGGACCGCGCTCGACTCGAGGAACTGCTGGCGGACCTGGCGATGTTTGGCAATCACCTGGGCGTGGTCCCGACGATCACGCCGTCTGACGACAGTGCCGAGACGCTGCTGGAGCTGACGGGAAAGATTTCGTCCGGACCGGTCGGCATCGACTTCGATCCGGCTGGCTTCGCGATCAATCGCCGGAAGCCCGAAGAGGCGCTGCACCGGTTGCATGGCGTCGTTCAGCACCTGCAGATCCGCGATGGCCGGAGCGACGTCGACGGCTCGGGCCAGGAGACCGTGGTCGGCCAGGGGCAGGTCCGCTGGGAAGAGATTCTCGCGCTCGCGGCGGAGATGAATTACCAGGGCTGGATGACAGTCCGCCGCACGGGGGGCGAAGACCGTCTCGCGGACTGCGTCCGCGCCGTCCAGCTGATGAAGAGCCTCGCCCGTCTTCCGTAG
- a CDS encoding two-component system sensor histidine kinase NtrB: MVRGTPYPLPPSSRDSFMPVSADPSATPTASPSAEPISPSGTHSAAGGQPAGAQDGERPRSQSAEVTTLAGGLAHEIRNPLSTIRMNLDLLFEDAVESEDPKTRRMLRKLETIRRECARVEGLLSAFLQFARAGEMQKLPRDLSQVVQEFVDFYTPEARKYGIELRPHLASNLPLVDMDPTLVRQAVTNLTRNAQQAMPQGGVIELQTCRRGDQVCLDVIDTGVGIPRAVQEKLFQVFFSTKDSGTGLGLPTVRKIVEAHGGTIHCDSEPGRGTRFTLSFPCVHELPSPPGGDDDAAAERST, translated from the coding sequence ATGGTCCGCGGTACTCCCTATCCGCTGCCGCCGAGCTCTCGCGACTCATTCATGCCGGTCTCTGCCGATCCGTCCGCCACTCCGACCGCTTCTCCGTCCGCGGAGCCGATTTCCCCTTCAGGAACGCACTCGGCCGCTGGGGGGCAGCCCGCGGGGGCTCAGGATGGGGAACGGCCCCGCTCGCAGTCCGCGGAAGTGACCACCCTCGCCGGCGGACTGGCGCACGAGATCCGCAATCCGCTCTCGACGATCCGGATGAACCTCGACCTCCTGTTCGAGGACGCGGTGGAATCCGAGGATCCCAAGACGCGGCGGATGCTCCGCAAGCTGGAGACGATCCGCCGGGAATGTGCGCGGGTGGAGGGGCTGCTGAGCGCGTTCCTCCAGTTCGCCCGGGCGGGAGAGATGCAGAAGCTCCCCCGCGACCTCAGCCAGGTCGTGCAGGAGTTCGTGGATTTCTACACGCCGGAGGCCCGGAAGTACGGGATCGAGCTGCGGCCGCATCTGGCGTCGAACCTGCCGCTCGTCGATATGGATCCGACGCTGGTCCGGCAGGCGGTGACGAACCTGACCCGCAATGCTCAGCAGGCGATGCCGCAGGGGGGAGTGATCGAGCTCCAGACCTGCCGCCGGGGGGACCAGGTCTGTCTGGACGTGATCGATACCGGAGTCGGGATCCCGCGGGCGGTCCAGGAGAAGCTGTTCCAGGTCTTCTTTTCGACGAAGGACTCCGGGACGGGGCTTGGCCTGCCGACGGTACGGAAGATCGTCGAGGCGCATGGCGGAACGATTCACTGCGACAGCGAGCCGGGCCGGGGGACGCGGTTTACGCTTTCCTTTCCGTGCGTTCACGAGTTGCCATCGCCTCCGGGGGGCGATGACGACGCGGCGGCGGAGCGGAGCACGTGA
- a CDS encoding HEAT repeat domain-containing protein, which produces MKSIRTIAALAAVLGLGGYAQAGFGLLGGCGASKCCDCAPTSQPSCCRPTIVRPCHRNVYNYQRTCAKPMCCDTACAPATACGPSACADTGAGACGAGNACTTGPACAAPCGAGNGCAAPCDPGCAAPCDPGCAAPCDPGCAAPCDPNCCDSGCLGGAKKCGLFGHKWGGWKKGCLFGKKTSCCETACDDCCAPVCNDACEIAELIYCSQTACYARQRAAAIHKLGDRYDCVCHPEIMSAFIYALNDADERVRRKAADEIGDQVRRNGCCCSPCVVAALTTALADCDRGVRREAEQALCLCGYDVVDGCCDQCDVACNDACGNACGTAPAVHAAPAAAPAAPMDGAAPAPAPPQEPKAYSPKASQNQLSSRKSLSNLFGMVR; this is translated from the coding sequence ATGAAGTCCATTCGTACCATCGCTGCGTTGGCCGCAGTGCTCGGGCTGGGCGGCTACGCCCAGGCCGGCTTCGGCCTGCTGGGTGGGTGTGGGGCATCGAAGTGCTGCGATTGCGCCCCGACCTCTCAGCCCTCGTGCTGCCGGCCGACGATCGTCCGGCCGTGCCACCGGAACGTCTACAACTACCAGCGGACCTGCGCCAAGCCGATGTGCTGTGACACGGCCTGCGCTCCCGCGACCGCCTGCGGTCCCTCGGCCTGTGCCGACACCGGAGCCGGTGCTTGCGGTGCGGGCAACGCCTGCACGACCGGCCCGGCCTGTGCCGCTCCCTGCGGTGCCGGCAACGGATGCGCCGCTCCTTGCGATCCCGGCTGTGCCGCTCCCTGCGATCCGGGTTGCGCTGCTCCCTGCGATCCGGGCTGTGCCGCTCCTTGCGACCCGAACTGCTGCGACAGCGGCTGCCTCGGCGGAGCCAAGAAGTGCGGCCTGTTCGGCCACAAGTGGGGCGGATGGAAGAAGGGCTGCCTCTTCGGCAAGAAGACCAGCTGCTGCGAAACCGCTTGCGATGACTGCTGTGCGCCGGTCTGCAACGACGCCTGCGAAATCGCTGAGCTGATTTACTGCTCGCAGACCGCCTGCTACGCCCGTCAGCGGGCCGCCGCGATCCACAAGCTCGGCGACCGTTATGACTGCGTCTGCCATCCGGAAATCATGTCCGCTTTCATCTATGCCCTGAACGACGCGGATGAACGCGTTCGTCGCAAGGCGGCCGATGAAATCGGCGATCAGGTCCGCCGCAACGGCTGCTGCTGCAGCCCGTGCGTGGTGGCCGCCCTCACGACCGCTCTGGCCGACTGCGACCGCGGCGTCCGTCGTGAAGCCGAGCAGGCTCTCTGCCTGTGCGGATACGACGTCGTCGATGGCTGCTGCGATCAGTGCGACGTGGCCTGCAACGACGCTTGCGGCAACGCCTGCGGAACGGCTCCGGCCGTTCACGCTGCCCCGGCTGCGGCTCCGGCCGCTCCGATGGATGGAGCCGCTCCGGCTCCGGCCCCGCCGCAGGAGCCCAAGGCTTACTCGCCGAAGGCCTCCCAGAACCAGCTTTCTTCCCGCAAGAGCCTGTCGAACCTCTTCGGAATGGTTCGGTAG
- a CDS encoding GTP-binding protein, giving the protein MAEPRFILIGGFLGAGKTTTVARLAQRFVEQGKKVAIVTNDQTNDLVDTHRLQQQGYHVGEVAGACFCCNFNELTGTVEKLSAEERPDVILAEPVGSCTDLVATVIRPLAQVYRQPFDMKPYGVIIKPSHGLRILKGQEKSGFSPKAAYIFEKQIEEADFVVINRIDELKPEQVQELTALLTEKFPGRPIVRMSAKTGEGFDAYCEFLEQSGEFGRRVMDLDYDVYAEGEAELGWLNSNITVSAEKDYALDDLLLGVVRSLKTSLAAEEAETAHLKAIGLWEGFYGVANLVSSFTEAELSLPSRAMVKEAQLVVNARVAIAPERLTELVREAVLSTCESLGARADFASIQSFRPGRPVPTHRITSASAE; this is encoded by the coding sequence ATGGCTGAACCGCGTTTTATCCTGATTGGAGGCTTTCTCGGGGCCGGAAAGACCACAACTGTCGCCCGCCTGGCGCAGCGCTTTGTCGAGCAGGGGAAGAAGGTGGCGATCGTCACGAACGATCAGACCAATGATCTGGTCGATACACACCGGCTGCAGCAGCAGGGGTATCATGTCGGCGAGGTGGCGGGGGCGTGTTTCTGCTGCAACTTCAATGAGCTGACCGGGACGGTCGAGAAGCTGAGCGCGGAGGAGCGTCCCGACGTGATCCTGGCGGAGCCGGTCGGGAGCTGCACGGACCTGGTCGCCACGGTGATCCGTCCGCTGGCGCAGGTGTACCGGCAGCCGTTCGATATGAAGCCTTACGGCGTGATCATCAAGCCGAGCCACGGGCTGCGGATTCTCAAGGGGCAGGAGAAGTCCGGGTTCTCTCCGAAGGCGGCCTATATCTTCGAGAAGCAGATCGAAGAGGCGGACTTCGTGGTCATCAACCGGATCGATGAGCTGAAGCCGGAGCAGGTTCAGGAATTGACGGCGCTGCTCACCGAAAAGTTTCCCGGGCGGCCGATCGTGCGGATGTCGGCGAAGACGGGCGAGGGGTTCGACGCTTACTGCGAGTTCCTGGAGCAGTCAGGGGAGTTCGGCCGGCGCGTCATGGATCTCGATTACGACGTGTACGCCGAGGGAGAGGCGGAGCTGGGGTGGCTGAACAGCAACATCACCGTCTCGGCCGAGAAGGACTATGCGCTTGACGACCTGCTGCTGGGGGTGGTGAGGAGTCTGAAGACATCTCTAGCTGCCGAGGAGGCGGAGACCGCGCACCTGAAGGCGATTGGTCTTTGGGAAGGGTTTTACGGGGTGGCGAACCTGGTGAGCAGTTTTACGGAGGCGGAGTTGTCTTTGCCGTCGCGGGCGATGGTGAAGGAAGCGCAGCTCGTGGTGAATGCGCGGGTGGCGATTGCTCCGGAGCGGTTGACGGAGTTGGTTCGGGAGGCGGTGTTGTCGACGTGTGAGTCGCTGGGGGCGCGGGCTGACTTTGCGTCGATCCAGAGTTTTCGTCCGGGCCGTCCGGTTCCGACGCATCGGATCACGAGTGCGAGCGCCGAATAG
- a CDS encoding type IIA DNA topoisomerase subunit B → MSSVLKPQSESYSSDDVQVLEGLEAVRARPSMYIGGVDVRGLHHLIWEIVDNSVDEYLAGACDRIDVTLHKDGSSVTVEDNGRGIPVGINKKYKKPALELILTTLHSGTKFSDKIYARSGGLHGVGSSVVNALSEELVATVHREGHEWVQRFKRGKATTQLKQTRPFRGHGTIIFFRPDEQIFRRIQFSADTIRQHLEDISFIHAGLTIVFHDEAKGEKFELHHPQGIFSYLDKIIVDDGKKVVHEQLFTAERDEEKIRVEVALKWTESTDEAIRSYVNGIRTRGGGTHEAGLRQGIAKGIKNYMDVHEIKPKGVTITPDDIREGVVAILSVFHNDPMFQGQTKDKLNNPEMTSLVENIARGGIEGWLNNNRSIADAIIGRIVLAARARAASREAVSEVRRKTPGSKRSNLPGKLLDCRSDDPEESELFIVEGQSAGGTAARGRDSRTQAVLPLRGKILNTESLGVGKALESQEIKDLVETLGTGIGGGFDPHRLRYHRIILLMDADSDGYHISTLLLTFFFRHMRELIQQGKLFLAQPPLYKIEVGKERHYARDDAHKEEILQSLPKNRNVDVQRFKGLGEMNHDQLKETTLDPKTRTLLRVDIESAIEADATFSQLLGKDASERYKLIMDQGADAEDLDV, encoded by the coding sequence ATGTCGTCCGTCCTCAAGCCGCAGAGCGAAAGCTACTCCTCCGACGACGTCCAGGTCCTCGAAGGACTCGAAGCGGTCCGGGCACGGCCCTCCATGTACATCGGCGGCGTCGACGTCCGCGGACTCCACCACCTCATCTGGGAAATCGTCGACAACTCGGTCGACGAATACCTCGCCGGTGCCTGCGACCGGATCGACGTCACGCTCCACAAGGACGGCTCCTCGGTCACCGTCGAGGACAACGGCCGCGGTATCCCGGTCGGCATCAACAAGAAGTACAAGAAGCCCGCCCTCGAGCTGATCCTCACCACGCTCCACTCGGGGACCAAATTTTCCGACAAGATCTACGCCCGCAGCGGCGGTCTGCACGGCGTCGGTTCGTCCGTCGTGAACGCTCTTTCTGAAGAACTCGTCGCGACCGTCCATCGCGAAGGGCATGAGTGGGTCCAGCGCTTCAAGCGCGGGAAGGCGACGACCCAGCTCAAGCAGACCCGCCCCTTCCGCGGCCACGGCACGATCATCTTCTTCCGCCCGGACGAACAGATCTTCCGCCGGATCCAGTTCTCCGCGGACACGATCCGCCAGCACCTCGAAGACATCTCCTTCATCCACGCCGGCCTGACGATCGTCTTTCACGACGAGGCCAAGGGGGAGAAGTTCGAGCTGCACCACCCCCAGGGGATCTTCTCCTACCTCGACAAGATCATCGTCGACGACGGCAAGAAGGTTGTCCACGAGCAGCTCTTCACCGCCGAGCGGGACGAGGAAAAGATCCGCGTCGAGGTGGCCCTCAAGTGGACCGAGTCCACCGACGAGGCGATCCGCAGCTACGTGAACGGCATCCGCACCCGCGGCGGCGGCACGCACGAGGCCGGCCTGCGGCAGGGGATCGCCAAGGGGATCAAGAACTACATGGACGTCCACGAGATCAAGCCCAAGGGGGTAACGATCACTCCGGACGATATCCGCGAAGGGGTCGTGGCGATCCTTTCGGTCTTCCACAACGACCCGATGTTCCAGGGGCAGACGAAGGACAAGCTCAACAACCCCGAAATGACCTCGCTGGTCGAGAACATCGCCCGCGGCGGGATCGAAGGCTGGCTCAACAACAACCGGTCGATCGCCGACGCCATCATTGGCCGGATCGTCCTGGCGGCCCGGGCCCGCGCCGCCTCCCGCGAGGCGGTCAGCGAAGTCCGCCGCAAGACGCCGGGCTCGAAGCGCAGCAACCTCCCGGGCAAGCTGCTCGACTGCCGGAGCGATGACCCGGAGGAGTCCGAGCTGTTCATCGTCGAAGGTCAGTCGGCCGGTGGCACCGCCGCCCGCGGCCGGGATTCGCGGACGCAGGCGGTTCTTCCTCTTCGCGGCAAGATCCTGAACACGGAGTCGCTCGGCGTCGGCAAGGCGCTCGAAAGCCAGGAGATCAAGGACCTGGTCGAGACGCTCGGGACCGGGATCGGCGGCGGCTTCGATCCGCACCGGCTGCGGTACCACCGGATCATCCTCCTGATGGATGCCGACAGCGACGGCTACCACATCAGCACGCTGCTCCTGACCTTCTTCTTCCGCCACATGCGGGAGTTGATCCAGCAGGGGAAGCTCTTCCTGGCCCAGCCGCCGCTCTACAAGATCGAAGTCGGCAAGGAGCGGCACTACGCCCGCGACGACGCCCACAAGGAAGAGATCCTGCAGTCGCTTCCGAAGAACCGGAACGTCGACGTGCAGCGGTTCAAAGGGCTGGGCGAAATGAATCACGACCAGCTCAAGGAGACGACGCTGGACCCCAAGACGCGGACGCTTCTGCGGGTCGACATCGAGAGCGCGATCGAAGCGGATGCGACCTTTTCGCAGCTCCTCGGCAAAGATGCGTCAGAACGCTACAAGCTCATCATGGACCAGGGGGCGGACGCGGAAGACCTGGACGTCTAG
- a CDS encoding sigma-70 family RNA polymerase sigma factor: MSQYKNPAIRQLTDQQVRYAPIDVRVEQMDRAEQFLTEIDPSQSYRYQDVCERVTSFRPAAYPQLEIEGGDLAHDLQLFVEDLSTSANLAVETMPEPVLTVEDVSKKYNVSTKTVDRWRKRGLVSRRFRFGNRTRVGFLTSSLTRFVNEHHDEIDRGSRFTQLSETEREDIILHARKLARSGTCLTEISKRLSKSFERSPETIRYTLKQYDADHPENAVFPDASEPLGADRKKEIYQRYKRGTAIDVLAGEYCRSKSSIQRIVSEVRAELIFEQPIDFMDSPEFHVPAAEVVILGAPPVVDKKGPKVKAPPGLPPYLASLYTVPLLTREEEGYYFRKMNFLKFQAHELREQIDRSRPRASELDRLESLVEQAGEVKNFLIRSNLRLVVSIAKRHMTPTTSFFEMVSDGNMSLIRAIEKFDYTKGNKFSTYATWAIMKNYARSIPAHYTQMDRFRTGNEEVFEFSREKRGSQFLDEQVNQGQHKILMGILDQLDERERAIIVNRYGLDVGSDPLTLEEVGNRFGVTKERIRQIETRALQKMRKILADEPVDIPGV; encoded by the coding sequence ATGTCCCAGTACAAAAATCCCGCCATCCGGCAGCTGACTGACCAGCAGGTCCGATACGCTCCGATTGATGTGCGGGTCGAGCAAATGGATCGTGCCGAGCAGTTCCTGACGGAGATCGATCCTTCTCAATCCTATCGCTACCAGGATGTCTGTGAACGGGTGACTTCGTTCCGCCCCGCGGCTTATCCCCAGCTGGAGATCGAAGGGGGAGACCTCGCGCACGACCTGCAGCTCTTCGTCGAAGACCTTTCGACGAGCGCCAACCTGGCCGTCGAAACGATGCCGGAGCCGGTCCTGACCGTCGAGGACGTCAGTAAGAAGTACAACGTCTCGACCAAGACCGTCGACCGCTGGCGGAAGCGCGGTCTCGTGAGCCGTCGGTTTCGGTTCGGCAACCGGACCCGTGTCGGCTTCCTGACCTCATCGCTGACGCGGTTCGTCAACGAGCACCACGACGAGATCGATCGGGGATCGCGGTTCACGCAGCTCAGCGAGACGGAGCGGGAGGACATCATCCTCCACGCCCGCAAGCTGGCTCGTTCCGGGACCTGCCTGACCGAGATCAGCAAGCGGCTTTCGAAGTCGTTCGAGCGGTCGCCGGAGACGATCCGGTACACGCTCAAGCAGTACGACGCGGATCATCCTGAGAACGCGGTGTTTCCGGACGCCTCCGAGCCTTTGGGCGCGGATCGGAAGAAGGAGATCTACCAGCGGTACAAGCGGGGTACGGCGATCGACGTTCTGGCGGGGGAATACTGCCGGAGCAAGTCGTCGATCCAGCGGATCGTGTCGGAAGTTCGTGCCGAGCTGATTTTCGAACAGCCGATCGACTTCATGGACAGCCCCGAGTTCCACGTTCCCGCCGCGGAAGTGGTGATCCTGGGTGCTCCTCCGGTGGTCGACAAGAAGGGTCCGAAGGTCAAGGCTCCTCCGGGGCTGCCTCCCTACCTGGCGAGCCTGTACACCGTTCCGCTTCTCACCCGGGAAGAGGAGGGGTACTACTTCCGGAAGATGAACTTCCTGAAGTTCCAGGCGCACGAGCTGCGTGAGCAGATCGACCGGAGCCGCCCGCGGGCTTCGGAGCTGGACCGGCTGGAGTCGCTCGTCGAGCAGGCCGGCGAGGTGAAGAACTTCCTCATCCGCAGCAACCTGCGGCTGGTGGTGTCGATCGCCAAGCGTCATATGACGCCGACGACGAGTTTCTTCGAGATGGTTTCGGACGGGAACATGTCCCTGATCCGGGCGATCGAGAAGTTCGACTACACCAAGGGGAACAAGTTCTCCACGTACGCCACCTGGGCGATCATGAAGAACTATGCCCGGTCGATTCCGGCCCATTACACGCAGATGGACCGGTTCCGGACGGGGAATGAAGAGGTGTTCGAGTTCTCCCGTGAGAAGCGGGGGAGCCAGTTCCTGGACGAGCAGGTCAATCAGGGTCAGCACAAGATTCTGATGGGGATTCTGGACCAGCTTGATGAGCGGGAACGGGCGATCATTGTGAATCGGTACGGCCTGGACGTCGGGAGCGATCCGCTGACGCTGGAGGAAGTCGGAAATCGGTTTGGTGTGACGAAGGAGCGGATCCGGCAGATCGAGACGCGTGCATTGCAGAAGATGCGGAAGATTCTGGCGGATGAGCCGGTGGATATTCCTGGCGTGTAG
- a CDS encoding formylglycine-generating enzyme family protein, producing MRRPIRMCLALSLGGALVGCGQSSPPAAPPVVAPAPPPVAAPAPAAPAAAPMAAAAPASAGSKSGRSKIDPSVSEDRIYLVDAEQANFDIGDPTVGSDAEVAVITADPVSQVVVSGGTVAGRITAKLPDGFRALPEHGATPDGWPWRITCEADGAEMVYIPGSVFVQGTNEGTPEAAPAHGAFVDSFYIDLQEVTLERYFKCRNSLKDAGKQTVGEPLNAGELQNHPAVGVLWRDATAYAKWAKKELPTEAEWELAARGPNSYRYPWGNDRPIWEKARRLGQIDPVGSYRADVSPLGVFDMAGNAREWCADIFSADYYASAKERDGSAIRNPQGPRTNPNLLTRVAKGGKSDWELWHRAGESMQHRNEGIGFRCVVKLPAPAAAK from the coding sequence ATGCGGCGGCCGATTCGGATGTGTCTCGCGTTGAGCCTGGGGGGCGCTCTCGTCGGCTGTGGCCAGTCCTCTCCCCCGGCCGCTCCGCCCGTCGTGGCCCCTGCCCCTCCTCCGGTGGCCGCGCCCGCCCCCGCGGCCCCGGCTGCCGCTCCGATGGCCGCGGCGGCGCCGGCATCGGCCGGTTCCAAGAGCGGCCGCTCGAAGATCGACCCCTCCGTTTCCGAAGACCGCATCTATCTCGTCGACGCCGAACAGGCGAACTTCGACATCGGTGATCCGACCGTGGGCTCGGACGCGGAAGTGGCGGTGATCACCGCCGATCCGGTTTCGCAGGTCGTTGTGAGTGGCGGGACAGTTGCCGGACGGATCACGGCGAAGCTCCCCGACGGGTTCCGGGCCCTGCCCGAGCACGGGGCGACGCCGGACGGCTGGCCCTGGCGGATTACCTGCGAGGCGGACGGCGCGGAGATGGTTTACATCCCCGGCTCCGTTTTCGTGCAGGGAACCAACGAGGGGACGCCGGAAGCGGCGCCTGCCCACGGGGCGTTTGTCGACTCGTTTTACATCGATCTCCAGGAAGTGACGCTCGAGCGTTATTTCAAGTGCCGCAATTCCCTCAAGGACGCCGGCAAACAGACGGTGGGAGAGCCTCTCAACGCCGGTGAACTGCAGAACCATCCGGCGGTGGGAGTGCTGTGGCGGGATGCCACCGCGTACGCCAAGTGGGCGAAGAAGGAGCTCCCGACCGAGGCGGAATGGGAGCTGGCGGCCCGGGGGCCGAACTCTTATCGGTATCCGTGGGGGAACGACCGTCCGATCTGGGAGAAGGCGCGGAGGCTTGGACAGATTGATCCGGTCGGCTCGTACCGTGCGGATGTCAGCCCGTTGGGCGTCTTCGACATGGCGGGGAACGCCCGGGAGTGGTGTGCGGACATCTTTTCGGCCGATTACTACGCATCTGCCAAGGAGCGGGATGGGAGCGCCATTCGCAATCCTCAGGGGCCGCGGACGAATCCCAACCTGCTGACGCGGGTGGCGAAGGGGGGGAAGTCGGATTGGGAGCTTTGGCACCGGGCGGGCGAATCGATGCAGCACCGGAATGAGGGAATTGGTTTCCGTTGTGTGGTGAAGTTGCCGGCTCCCGCGGCGGCGAAGTGA